One stretch of Tepidibacter hydrothermalis DNA includes these proteins:
- a CDS encoding YggS family pyridoxal phosphate-dependent enzyme, protein MDYIKHNLDEVLGAINNSANKANVNPKNITLIGVTKTVDIPIIEEAIRLGVTHVGENKPQELVRKYEVIGDKVKWHLIGSLQTNKVKYIIDKADMIHSLDRISLCEEINKRAKSINKVMDCLVQVNISREDSKHGLFKEDVMDFVKTVSSKYKNIKINGIMTMAPYVDSPEDVRIYFKEIKNMSKEIEKLNLENVEMKYLSMGMSNDYKIAIEEGANMVRVGTSIFGKRNYMK, encoded by the coding sequence GTGGATTACATAAAACATAATTTAGATGAAGTATTAGGTGCAATAAATAATTCGGCTAATAAAGCAAATGTAAATCCGAAGAATATTACATTAATAGGTGTTACAAAAACTGTAGATATACCTATAATCGAAGAAGCTATACGTTTAGGAGTAACTCATGTTGGGGAAAATAAACCGCAAGAGCTTGTAAGAAAATATGAGGTCATAGGAGATAAAGTAAAGTGGCATCTTATAGGATCTTTACAGACTAATAAGGTAAAGTACATTATAGATAAAGCAGATATGATTCATTCTTTAGATAGAATATCTTTATGTGAAGAAATAAACAAAAGAGCTAAAAGTATAAATAAGGTTATGGATTGTTTGGTACAAGTTAATATATCAAGAGAAGATTCTAAACATGGACTTTTTAAAGAAGATGTTATGGATTTCGTAAAAACTGTATCAAGTAAATATAAAAACATAAAAATAAATGGAATTATGACTATGGCACCATATGTTGATAGTCCAGAAGATGTTAGAATATATTTTAAAGAAATAAAAAATATGTCGAAAGAAATAGAAAAACTTAATTTAGAAAATGTTGAAATGAAGTATTTGTCTATGGGTATGAGTAATGATTATAAAATAGCTATAGAAGAGGGAGCAAATATGGTAAGAGTTGGAACATCTATATTTGGAAAGAGAAATTACATGAAATAG
- a CDS encoding HlyD family efflux transporter periplasmic adaptor subunit — protein sequence MKKRKKRKKKRLKIKYNYLIILGVIIYIVAKLLNSMTSYTVQVETVKHGDLVESINKQGVIIKDEQVILSQAQGNIDYLAQEGKRVPKNKKIAEIQKGEVDLQKKEKLDTINRRIESIKFNRNEEILKSDIQKIDVTTKRLRDEIKTNIMNSDIESIQNLKEELLVAIDKKSLIWGEKSIVGKNIKTLESEKFKIENELNSSVQSVFANESGVISFNQDEYEDVLKVSSIDHLNSQYLSTVKNKEKMIKKNDEVEVGEAIGKIINNHLWYIAVVLDEKEASHLKIGANVKVEKNEQMFNASVKNLYKDENNKNILVLEVDEEKVDFYNERICDFNIIYRKVSGIKIPKNAVVTIGGKKGVYILSETGNSVFKELKSILGENNEYIVLDYLDIKKNRIDTIDLYDELIINPKNIKEGQKIR from the coding sequence GTGAAAAAGAGAAAAAAAAGAAAGAAAAAGAGATTGAAAATTAAATATAATTATTTGATAATACTTGGTGTGATTATTTATATAGTCGCTAAACTTCTAAATAGTATGACTAGCTATACAGTACAAGTTGAAACTGTAAAACATGGAGATTTAGTAGAATCTATAAATAAACAAGGGGTTATAATAAAGGATGAGCAAGTAATATTATCACAAGCTCAGGGAAATATAGATTATTTAGCTCAAGAAGGTAAAAGAGTTCCGAAAAATAAAAAGATAGCAGAAATACAAAAAGGTGAAGTGGATCTTCAGAAAAAAGAAAAACTTGATACTATAAACAGAAGGATAGAAAGTATAAAATTTAACAGAAATGAAGAAATACTTAAAAGTGACATACAGAAAATAGATGTTACAACAAAAAGGTTGAGAGATGAAATAAAGACTAATATTATGAATTCGGATATAGAAAGTATACAGAATTTAAAAGAGGAATTACTAGTGGCTATAGATAAGAAGAGTTTAATATGGGGAGAAAAAAGTATTGTTGGTAAAAATATAAAAACTCTAGAATCAGAAAAATTCAAGATAGAAAATGAATTAAATTCTTCAGTTCAAAGTGTTTTTGCAAATGAATCAGGTGTTATATCTTTTAATCAAGATGAATATGAAGATGTTCTCAAGGTATCTAGTATAGACCATTTAAATTCACAATATCTCTCAACAGTTAAAAATAAAGAAAAAATGATAAAGAAAAATGACGAAGTAGAAGTAGGCGAGGCAATAGGTAAAATAATAAATAATCATCTATGGTATATAGCTGTAGTTCTTGATGAAAAAGAAGCTAGTCATTTAAAAATAGGAGCAAATGTAAAAGTTGAGAAAAATGAACAGATGTTTAATGCTAGTGTGAAAAACTTATATAAAGATGAAAATAATAAGAATATATTAGTTCTCGAAGTAGATGAAGAAAAAGTAGATTTTTATAATGAAAGAATTTGTGATTTTAACATTATATATAGAAAAGTAAGTGGTATAAAAATTCCTAAAAATGCTGTTGTAACAATTGGCGGTAAAAAAGGAGTATATATATTGTCAGAAACAGGAAATTCTGTTTTTAAAGAACTTAAGAGTATATTAGGGGAAAATAATGAATACATAGTACTTGATTACTTAGATATTAAAAAAAATAGAATAGATACTATTGATTTATATGATGAACTTATTATAAATCCTAAAAATATAAAAGAAGGTCAAAAGATAAGGTAG
- the spoIVA gene encoding stage IV sporulation protein A has protein sequence MKSNIYEDISKRTQGDIYIGVVGPVRTGKSTFIKRFMELLVIPNIDNDYKKERTRDELPQSGTGKTIMTVEPKFVPADGIEIKVKDKLRMKIRMVDCVGYLVEGALGHEEEGKERMVSTPWMEKQIPFEMAAEIGTKKVIKEHSTIGVVMLTDGSVTGIDRKSYVASEERVINELKELNKPFSIILNTRTPEDEQTLKLKNELESKYDMPVLPLDILNMDLDDVENVMETILFDFPLREININLPKWVEGLEKNHWIKNDIIKTIKESLDDVGKIRDFKNILNKFEEIEFLDKCYLDDVGLGEGIVNIKLDTKQDLFYNVLEEKSGFKIDGEHQLLSLISKLSKVKSEYDKVEVALSDVREKGYGLVPPSLEELTLDIPEKVKKGNQYGVRLKAKAPSIHLIRADITTEVSPVVGTEKQGEELVKYLLEGFEENPEEIWQSNMFGKSLHDLVKEQLQNKLFMMPEDVRLKMQKTLQKIINEGSANLITIIL, from the coding sequence GTGAAGAGTAATATATATGAAGATATATCCAAAAGGACTCAAGGTGATATATACATAGGTGTAGTAGGTCCTGTTAGAACTGGTAAATCAACATTCATAAAAAGATTTATGGAACTTTTAGTAATTCCTAATATTGATAATGATTATAAAAAAGAACGAACTAGAGATGAATTACCTCAAAGTGGTACAGGAAAAACTATAATGACTGTTGAGCCTAAATTTGTACCAGCAGATGGAATAGAAATAAAGGTTAAAGATAAGCTTAGAATGAAGATTAGAATGGTTGATTGTGTAGGTTATTTAGTTGAGGGAGCATTAGGTCATGAAGAAGAAGGAAAAGAAAGAATGGTATCTACTCCTTGGATGGAAAAACAGATTCCTTTTGAAATGGCAGCTGAAATAGGAACTAAGAAGGTAATAAAAGAACATTCTACAATTGGGGTTGTAATGCTTACAGATGGAAGTGTTACAGGTATAGATAGAAAAAGCTATGTAGCATCAGAAGAAAGAGTTATAAATGAATTAAAAGAATTAAATAAGCCATTTAGCATTATTTTAAATACAAGAACACCTGAAGATGAACAAACACTAAAATTAAAAAATGAGTTAGAAAGTAAATATGATATGCCAGTATTACCTCTTGATATACTTAATATGGATTTAGATGATGTTGAAAATGTTATGGAAACTATATTGTTTGATTTTCCACTTAGAGAAATAAATATAAATCTACCAAAATGGGTAGAAGGACTTGAAAAAAATCATTGGATAAAAAATGATATTATAAAGACTATAAAAGAAAGTCTTGATGATGTAGGTAAAATAAGAGATTTTAAAAATATATTAAATAAATTTGAAGAGATTGAATTTTTAGATAAATGCTACTTGGATGATGTTGGACTTGGAGAAGGAATAGTAAATATAAAATTAGATACAAAACAAGATTTATTCTATAATGTATTGGAAGAGAAGAGTGGATTCAAAATTGATGGAGAGCATCAGTTACTAAGTCTAATATCTAAATTATCTAAAGTGAAATCAGAATATGATAAGGTAGAAGTGGCATTGAGTGATGTTAGAGAAAAAGGATATGGATTGGTACCACCATCATTAGAAGAATTGACTTTAGATATTCCTGAAAAAGTGAAAAAAGGAAACCAATATGGAGTTAGATTAAAAGCTAAGGCTCCTTCTATTCACTTGATTAGAGCAGATATAACTACTGAGGTATCTCCTGTTGTTGGGACTGAAAAGCAAGGTGAAGAGCTTGTTAAATACCTTCTAGAGGGATTTGAAGAAAACCCAGAAGAAATATGGCAATCAAATATGTTTGGAAAATCATTGCACGATCTAGTTAAAGAGCAGCTTCAAAATAAATTGTTTATGATGCCAGAAGATGTGAGATTAAAAATGCAAAAAACACTTCAAAAAATAATAAATGAAGGTAGTGCTAATTTAATAACTATAATATTGTAA
- a CDS encoding NAD(P)H-dependent glycerol-3-phosphate dehydrogenase, translated as MEKICVLGAGSWGSALAILLSKKGYPVSLYMRNKDQYESMTKTRENIKYLPGVIMPNNIEMTTDLKEAVDEAKIIVLGVASQGVRGLLKSIKDYVKDDQIIVNVAKGFEKGTNLRISEVVKQEIPNNHYVILSGPSHAEEVSKDMPTTVAVACEDMNIAEYVQDTFTNPKFRVYTNPDVIGVELGGALKNIIAFGAGICDGLGYGDNTKAALMTRGIREIGRLGMAMGASSSTFSGLSGIGDLIVTCTSMHSRNRRAGILIGKGKSLDETLDEIKMVVEGILTTEAAYKLSKEYNVDMPITNEIYKVLYGDNEVKESVINLMLRSKTHEMEEVAMDEN; from the coding sequence ATGGAAAAAATTTGTGTATTAGGAGCTGGAAGTTGGGGGAGTGCTCTTGCTATTCTATTATCTAAAAAAGGATACCCAGTAAGCTTATACATGAGAAATAAGGATCAGTATGAGAGTATGACAAAGACTAGAGAAAATATAAAATATCTTCCAGGCGTAATAATGCCAAACAATATAGAGATGACAACTGATCTTAAAGAAGCTGTTGATGAAGCTAAAATAATAGTTTTAGGAGTAGCATCACAAGGTGTTAGAGGTCTGTTAAAGTCTATAAAGGACTATGTTAAAGACGATCAGATTATAGTAAATGTAGCAAAGGGATTTGAAAAAGGTACTAATCTTAGAATATCTGAGGTGGTTAAGCAAGAAATTCCAAATAACCATTACGTTATTTTATCAGGACCATCTCATGCAGAAGAGGTGTCTAAAGATATGCCTACTACTGTAGCTGTAGCATGCGAAGATATGAATATAGCTGAATATGTTCAAGATACGTTTACAAATCCTAAATTTAGAGTATATACAAATCCAGATGTTATAGGAGTTGAACTCGGAGGAGCTCTTAAAAATATAATAGCCTTTGGAGCTGGTATTTGTGATGGACTTGGATATGGAGATAATACAAAGGCAGCTTTAATGACGAGAGGAATTAGAGAAATAGGAAGACTAGGAATGGCTATGGGAGCAAGTTCAAGTACTTTCTCAGGACTTTCAGGTATAGGAGATTTGATAGTTACTTGTACTAGTATGCATAGTAGAAATAGAAGAGCAGGTATACTAATAGGTAAGGGGAAATCTTTAGATGAAACCCTTGATGAAATAAAAATGGTAGTTGAGGGAATACTTACAACTGAGGCAGCTTATAAACTGTCTAAAGAATATAATGTAGATATGCCGATAACTAATGAAATATATAAAGTTTTATATGGAGACAATGAAGTAAAAGAATCTGTTATAAATCTTATGTTGAGAAGTAAGACACATGAAATGGAAGAAGTAGCTATGGATGAAAACTAA
- the plsY gene encoding glycerol-3-phosphate 1-O-acyltransferase PlsY: MNNYFIAALISYFLGNISTSYILGKTIAKIDIRNHGSGNAGTTNVLRTLGKKAALITFLGDALKGSLAVYIGLKIGGRDIALISALFVVLGHNWPVVLKFRGGKGVATTIGTIMLINPLQAIISVLAGIIIICITKYVSLGSMLGICTLPFLMFFVGKNEFILSIILTILILFTHRENIKRLIKGKEKKIGQKVQIK, encoded by the coding sequence ATGAATAATTATTTTATAGCTGCTTTAATTTCTTATTTCTTAGGGAATATTTCAACATCTTATATTTTAGGAAAGACTATTGCAAAAATAGATATTAGAAATCATGGATCTGGAAATGCAGGTACAACTAATGTACTTAGAACTTTGGGTAAAAAAGCTGCATTAATCACATTTTTAGGAGATGCTTTAAAAGGCTCTTTGGCTGTTTATATAGGACTTAAAATTGGTGGCAGGGACATTGCTTTAATATCAGCATTATTTGTTGTCTTAGGTCATAATTGGCCTGTGGTACTAAAATTTAGAGGGGGTAAAGGAGTAGCAACTACCATTGGAACTATTATGCTTATAAATCCTTTACAAGCTATAATATCCGTATTGGCAGGTATAATAATTATTTGCATTACTAAATATGTATCATTAGGATCTATGCTTGGGATATGTACGCTTCCATTTTTAATGTTTTTTGTAGGTAAAAATGAATTTATACTTTCTATTATTTTGACGATTTTAATTTTATTTACACATAGAGAAAATATAAAAAGACTTATTAAAGGAAAAGAAAAAAAGATAGGTCAAAAGGTTCAAATAAAATAG
- the der gene encoding ribosome biogenesis GTPase Der, whose translation MSKPIVAVVGRPNVGKSTLFNKLVGKRIAIVEDTPGVTRDRIYAEGEWLNKYYTLIDTGGIEPESEDIILSQMRTQAELAMDMSHVILFVVDGKVGLTNDDREVAQMLRRTKKPVLLVVNKVDNKDKSEHFYDFYELGFGDPIEISASIGLGIGDLLDEIVDKFPEGLDTEYDEEVIKVAIVGKPNAGKSSILNNILGEERVIVSPIAGTTRDAIDTYFEDGDDKYLLIDTAGLRKKSKVYENIERYSVIRAIAAVERANVALIVIDATQGVTEQDTKVAGIAHDEGKACIIVINKWDLIEKDNKTMNNYIHDIRGKFPFMLYAPIVFVSAKTNQRMNTVLPKIKYVSNESSKRIRTGALNDVIGEAVLLNQPPSDKGKRLKIYYGAQTNIKPPKFTLFINDKELTHFSYQRYLENKIRENFGFEGTPVRFAYKEKERKR comes from the coding sequence ATGAGTAAACCAATAGTTGCCGTAGTTGGAAGGCCTAATGTTGGAAAATCAACGTTATTCAATAAATTAGTAGGTAAGAGAATTGCAATAGTAGAAGATACACCAGGAGTAACTAGAGATAGAATTTATGCAGAGGGAGAATGGTTGAATAAATACTATACTTTAATAGATACTGGTGGAATTGAGCCTGAGAGTGAAGATATAATATTGTCTCAAATGAGAACTCAAGCTGAGCTTGCCATGGATATGTCACACGTAATTTTATTCGTAGTAGATGGAAAAGTGGGACTTACAAATGATGATAGAGAAGTTGCTCAAATGCTTAGAAGAACTAAGAAACCTGTATTGTTAGTTGTAAATAAAGTAGATAACAAGGATAAATCAGAACATTTTTATGATTTTTATGAATTAGGATTTGGAGATCCAATAGAAATATCTGCTTCAATAGGTCTTGGAATAGGAGACTTATTAGATGAGATTGTTGATAAATTCCCAGAAGGATTAGATACTGAGTATGACGAAGAAGTAATTAAAGTAGCTATAGTTGGAAAGCCTAATGCAGGTAAGTCTTCTATACTTAACAACATATTAGGAGAAGAAAGAGTAATAGTAAGTCCAATAGCTGGTACTACAAGAGATGCTATAGATACTTACTTTGAAGATGGAGATGATAAGTATTTATTAATAGATACTGCTGGTCTTAGAAAAAAAAGTAAAGTATATGAGAATATAGAAAGATATAGTGTTATAAGAGCTATTGCAGCTGTTGAAAGAGCAAATGTTGCACTTATAGTTATAGATGCTACTCAAGGGGTTACAGAACAAGATACTAAGGTTGCAGGTATTGCACATGACGAAGGTAAGGCATGTATAATAGTAATTAATAAATGGGATTTAATAGAAAAAGATAATAAAACTATGAATAATTACATACATGATATAAGAGGGAAATTTCCATTTATGTTGTATGCACCTATAGTATTTGTATCGGCTAAGACGAATCAAAGAATGAATACTGTATTACCTAAGATTAAATACGTTTCAAATGAAAGTTCTAAGAGAATTAGAACCGGTGCTTTAAATGATGTAATAGGTGAGGCTGTACTTTTAAATCAACCACCTTCTGATAAAGGTAAAAGACTTAAAATATACTACGGAGCTCAAACCAACATTAAGCCTCCTAAGTTTACTTTATTTATAAACGATAAGGAACTTACACATTTTTCTTACCAAAGATACTTAGAAAATAAAATAAGAGAGAATTTTGGATTTGAGGGAACTCCTGTTAGATTTGCTTATAAAGAAAAAGAAAGGAAGAGATAG
- a CDS encoding DUF512 domain-containing protein, which translates to MELKNIEEIKNIISAVNKGSIAEELSIEVGDILLSINDKKIEDIIEYKFFIADEYLEVEIQKKDGEIYIYEIEKEYDEDLGIEFINPIIDRAKSCRNKCIFCFIDQLPKGMRETLYFKDDDSRLSFLQGNFITLTNMSEDDIQKMIKYRISPVNISVHTTDPNLRVKMLNNKNAGKLYDIMKRLADAGIEMNAQIVLCPDVNDKENLQRTLNDLSKLYPHVRSVAVVPIGLTKYREGLFEAKIYDHDSSSEVINFIHEFQKKKLNDIGTRFVFLSDEFYVMAKKDIPSYESYEGFAQIENGVGLICKFEREIDDYLKKTFVKLKKQKTVSIATGKSAYEFIKSVSLKVMNNVENLKINVYNIKNEYFGETITVSGLITATDIINQLKDIELGDKLIIPRAMLKSDEEIFLDNITLDELQERLDIKIDAAKNEGADFVKKLIK; encoded by the coding sequence TTGGAACTAAAAAACATTGAAGAAATAAAAAATATTATAAGTGCTGTTAATAAAGGAAGTATAGCTGAAGAATTAAGTATTGAGGTTGGAGATATTCTTTTAAGTATAAATGATAAAAAGATAGAAGATATCATAGAATATAAATTTTTTATAGCGGATGAATACTTAGAAGTTGAGATACAAAAAAAAGATGGAGAAATATATATATATGAAATAGAAAAGGAATATGATGAGGATTTAGGGATTGAATTTATAAATCCTATAATAGATAGAGCGAAAAGTTGTAGAAATAAATGCATATTTTGTTTTATAGACCAGCTTCCAAAGGGAATGAGAGAAACTCTTTACTTTAAAGATGATGATTCAAGACTCTCATTTTTACAAGGAAACTTCATAACTCTTACAAATATGAGCGAAGATGATATACAAAAAATGATAAAATATAGAATAAGCCCTGTTAATATATCGGTTCATACAACTGATCCAAATCTTAGAGTTAAGATGCTCAACAATAAAAATGCAGGCAAATTATATGATATAATGAAGAGGTTAGCAGACGCAGGAATAGAGATGAATGCTCAGATAGTTTTATGTCCTGATGTTAATGATAAAGAAAATCTACAAAGAACTCTGAATGATTTATCTAAGCTGTATCCTCATGTGAGAAGTGTTGCAGTGGTTCCAATTGGACTTACTAAATATAGAGAAGGTTTGTTTGAGGCTAAAATATATGATCATGATTCTTCATCAGAAGTTATAAACTTTATACATGAATTTCAAAAGAAGAAACTTAATGATATAGGAACTAGATTTGTTTTTTTATCAGATGAATTTTATGTTATGGCTAAAAAAGATATACCTTCTTATGAATCTTATGAAGGATTTGCACAAATAGAAAATGGAGTGGGTCTTATTTGTAAGTTTGAAAGAGAAATTGATGATTATCTTAAAAAGACTTTTGTTAAATTAAAAAAACAAAAAACAGTTTCTATTGCAACTGGAAAATCAGCTTATGAGTTTATAAAAAGTGTTTCATTAAAGGTTATGAATAATGTGGAGAATCTTAAAATAAACGTATATAATATAAAAAATGAGTATTTTGGAGAGACGATAACCGTATCAGGACTTATAACTGCAACTGATATAATTAATCAGCTAAAGGATATTGAACTTGGAGACAAGCTTATAATACCTAGAGCAATGTTAAAATCGGATGAAGAAATATTTTTAGACAACATAACTCTTGATGAGCTTCAAGAAAGATTGGATATAAAAATAGATGCAGCTAAAAATGAAGGTGCAGATTTTGTAAAAAAACTAATAAAGTAA
- a CDS encoding capping complex subunit for YIEGIA has product MDIGLNDYIIAIVTTDKDMKSNTVPIFYAKDRDDLEKRSLMISKCVTGMVHDVLNDTFIIVKH; this is encoded by the coding sequence ATGGATATAGGATTAAATGATTATATAATAGCTATTGTTACAACTGATAAAGATATGAAGTCCAACACTGTACCTATATTTTATGCAAAAGATAGAGATGATTTAGAAAAAAGATCACTTATGATATCTAAGTGTGTTACAGGTATGGTGCATGATGTATTAAATGATACATTTATAATAGTTAAACATTGA
- a CDS encoding YIEGIA family protein: protein MGNYVYLMSCSFFMGIFARLYMMKLDYRQYPTYPQGFISHITLGIIAASLGAVAVPSLAEKEFSAVTFLTLAAQQFRDVRNMERQSLDNIEDTEIVPRGMAYIEDIAKAFEARNYMAILTALATGMVFYLSSDIFSMNNSVSISASVISGFVVARLLKTMLTRDKVGEVAEVIPAKIEFDGPLLMVNGVVIMNVGLSSSRERYLKDGLGVEIIPKDPNDIGILSNFGQRQVIAHNSSVQLGIKKDADEPDFAPILRRNPEKESIVMPIIPIKKDESLLIEIIKNTPIIESAKGKTNFLKGRR, encoded by the coding sequence TTGGGTAATTATGTATATTTAATGTCTTGTTCATTTTTTATGGGTATATTTGCAAGATTGTATATGATGAAGTTAGATTACAGACAGTACCCTACATATCCTCAAGGCTTTATATCTCATATTACTCTTGGTATAATAGCAGCTTCACTTGGAGCTGTAGCGGTTCCATCACTTGCTGAAAAAGAATTTTCAGCAGTTACATTCTTAACATTAGCAGCTCAGCAGTTTAGAGATGTTAGAAATATGGAAAGACAAAGTCTTGATAATATAGAGGATACTGAAATAGTTCCAAGGGGAATGGCTTATATAGAGGATATAGCCAAGGCATTTGAAGCTAGAAATTATATGGCAATACTTACAGCATTAGCTACAGGGATGGTATTTTATTTATCATCGGATATATTTAGTATGAATAATTCAGTATCGATTTCAGCATCTGTTATTTCAGGTTTTGTTGTAGCTAGATTATTAAAGACTATGTTAACCAGAGATAAAGTGGGAGAAGTAGCAGAAGTTATACCTGCCAAAATAGAATTTGATGGACCTCTTCTAATGGTAAATGGAGTAGTTATCATGAACGTAGGGCTTTCATCGTCTAGAGAGAGATACTTAAAAGATGGATTGGGTGTTGAGATTATACCGAAAGATCCTAATGATATAGGTATTTTATCTAATTTTGGTCAAAGACAGGTTATAGCACATAATTCATCAGTTCAACTTGGAATTAAAAAAGATGCAGATGAACCTGATTTTGCCCCTATATTGAGAAGAAATCCAGAAAAAGAAAGTATAGTAATGCCTATAATACCTATAAAAAAAGATGAAAGTCTGCTAATAGAAATAATTAAAAACACTCCTATTATAGAATCTGCAAAAGGAAAAACTAATTTTTTGAAAGGTAGGAGATAA
- a CDS encoding HAMP domain-containing sensor histidine kinase, translating to MNDIYVIILLLVIISNLIYRYLRVLRKYLKELIHVSNRVSEGDFSVKLKNQYSGDLGRLSSNFNFMISKINTNIEQLEDRNMKLKSILKSISNGIVAIDNEQKILLINDVAKKLFENSDCVFEGQKIDSVINNEAMAKSIATLIPTRKNKKIQIKDGNDRYYKIKMDPVYLKNEKNVVIGSIINIEDITENVRLEKIRSDFVANVTHEIKTPLTSINGFVETLKNNDSIDVETRNRFLDIIEIESNRLRRLIDDILVLSFIENNENEKYDNVNLYSVFKEVYDITYNLAENKNIDYIYEFSSKDIELKANKDYIKQVLLNLIDNAIKYTPENGEVSVFVNQKKDEIKISVKDTGMGIPQSDIPRIFERFYRVDKARSKKIGGTGLGLAIVKHIIISMGADISVKSALNRGTEFTVTINQ from the coding sequence ATGAATGATATATATGTAATTATTCTATTACTTGTTATAATATCAAATCTAATATATAGATATTTGCGTGTACTTAGAAAGTACTTGAAAGAGCTTATACATGTGTCAAATAGAGTAAGTGAGGGTGATTTTTCAGTTAAACTCAAGAATCAGTATAGTGGAGATCTTGGTAGGTTGTCTAGTAATTTTAATTTTATGATAAGTAAGATAAATACTAATATAGAACAGTTAGAAGATAGGAATATGAAATTAAAATCTATATTAAAGAGTATATCAAATGGAATAGTAGCTATTGACAACGAACAAAAAATACTGCTTATAAATGATGTGGCTAAAAAGTTATTTGAAAATAGTGATTGTGTATTTGAGGGACAAAAAATAGACAGTGTCATAAATAATGAAGCCATGGCCAAATCTATAGCTACACTAATCCCTACTAGAAAAAATAAAAAAATTCAGATAAAAGATGGAAATGATAGATATTATAAAATAAAAATGGATCCTGTATACCTAAAAAATGAAAAAAATGTAGTTATAGGATCTATCATTAATATAGAGGATATAACTGAAAATGTGAGACTTGAAAAAATAAGATCGGATTTTGTTGCAAATGTAACTCATGAAATTAAAACACCACTTACATCTATAAATGGATTTGTGGAGACTTTAAAAAACAATGATTCGATAGATGTTGAAACGAGAAATAGATTTTTAGATATAATAGAGATCGAATCTAATAGACTTAGAAGACTAATTGATGATATATTGGTGTTATCTTTTATAGAAAATAACGAAAATGAAAAATATGATAACGTAAATTTATATTCTGTATTTAAAGAAGTATATGATATTACGTACAACTTAGCTGAAAATAAAAATATAGATTATATCTATGAATTTTCAAGTAAGGATATAGAATTAAAGGCAAATAAAGATTACATAAAGCAAGTATTGTTAAACTTAATTGACAATGCAATAAAGTATACACCCGAAAATGGAGAGGTATCGGTTTTTGTAAACCAAAAAAAGGATGAAATAAAGATATCTGTAAAAGATACGGGTATGGGAATACCTCAATCTGATATACCTAGGATATTTGAAAGGTTTTATAGAGTCGATAAGGCTAGAAGTAAGAAAATAGGTGGAACAGGACTTGGTCTTGCTATTGTAAAACATATAATAATATCTATGGGTGCAGATATAAGTGTTAAAAGTGCACTCAATAGAGGAACTGAATTTACAGTAACTATAAATCAATAA